A stretch of Cucumis sativus cultivar 9930 chromosome 2, Cucumber_9930_V3, whole genome shotgun sequence DNA encodes these proteins:
- the LOC101211819 gene encoding cysteine protease ATG4 → MGRGKDLKSTCSPEPAADAIDRTHRSVYPELGSKNHISSKASSWSGFFSSNFSIFEHHKDSSVTEKKVFHPRHNVWATVRKVMTSGSMRRIQERLLGSRRSGVYSSGGDIWLLGVCHKISQDHPPDDAASSPGVAGYEQDFSSRILMTYRKGFHVIQDSKYTSDVNWGCMLRSSQMLVAQALLFHRLGRSWRKPSQKPLDKEYVEILHLFGDSETSAFSIHNLLQAGRAYDLAAGSWVGPYAMCRSWETLVRSKRETPILQDQQLPMAIYIVSGDEDGERGGAPVLYIDDASRHCFEFSKGQHDWSPILLLVPLVLGLEKINPRYIPSLRTTFTFPQSLGILGGKPGASTYIVGVQDENAFYLDPHEVQQVVNIDKDDLEADTSSYHCNVIRHIPLESIDPSLAIGFYCRDKDDFDNFCHRASKLAEESDGAPLFTVAETHSTNPGRQSSALNDHSRLVEDDGDGVVHMPNEEESHEDDWQFL, encoded by the exons ATGGGAAGGGGGAAAGATCTGAAATCAACATGCTCTCCTGAACCTGCAGCTGATGCCATAGATAGAACTCATCGATCTGTTTACCCAGAGTTAGGGTCCAAAAATCACATATCCTCCAAAGCCTCCTCATGGTCAGGCTTCTTTTCAtccaatttctcaatttttgaACATCACAAAGACTCCTCTGTCACTGAAAAGAAGGTATTTCATCCTCGACACAATGTTTGGGCAACTGTAAGGAAAGTTATGACAAGTGGCTCTATGAGGAGAATTCAGGAGCGCCTACTGGGTTCTCGCAGAAGTGGTGTCTATAGCTCCGGTGGTGATATATGGCTTCTTGGTGTGTGTCATAAAATTTCTCAAGATCACCCTCCTGATGATGCAGCATCTAGCCCTGGTGTAGCAGGATATGAGCAAGATTTTTCATCTAGAATTCTGATGACCTATCGTAAAG GTTTTCATGTTATTCAAGACTCGAAATACACCAGTGATGTTAATTGGGGCTGCATGCTAAGAAGCAGCCAAATGCTTGTTGCTCAG GCATTGCTTTTTCATAGATTAGGAAGATCTTGGAGAAAGCCTTCACAGAAG CCATTGGATAAagaatatgttgaaattttgcaCCTTTTTGGTGACTCGGAGACCTCGGCATTTTCTATTCATAATCTTCTTCAAGCAGGAAGGGCCTATGACCTTGCTGCTGGGTCATGGGTGGGACCATATGCCATGTGTAGGTCATGGGAAACTCTAGTCCGCTCAAAGAGGGAGACCCCTATTCTCCAAGACCAGCAACTTCCGATGGCCATTTACATTGTTTCTGGAGACGAAGATGGAGAGAGAGGTGGTGCTCCAGTTTTATACATTGATGATGCCTCAAGacattgttttgaattttcaaaaggcCAACATGATTGGAGCCCCATTCTCTTATTAGTTCCTTTGGTTCTTGGACTTGAAAAAATCAACCCAAG GTACATCCCATCATTGCGAACAACATTTACCTTTCCCCAAAGCCTGGGGATCTTGGGAGGGAAGCCTGGTGCTTCAACATACATAGTGGGCGTTCAAGATGAAAATGCCTTTTACCTTGATCCTCATGAAGTTCAGCAG gTAGTTAATATTGACAAGGATGACCTAGAGGCTGATACTTCCTCTTATCACTGCAA TGTCATCCGGCACATCCCCTTAGAATCCATAGATCCTTCTCTAGCAATTGGATTTTATTGTCGAGACAAAG ATGATTTCGACAATTTCTGTCATCGGGCATCGAAGTTGGCAGAGGAGTCGGATGGAGCTCCACTGTTTACTGTTGCTGAAACACATTCCACAAATCCAGGGAGACAGAGCAGTGCATTGAATGACCATAGTAGGTTAGTGGAGGACGATGGGGATGGCGTGGTGCACATGCCGAACGAAGAGGAATCACATGAGGACGACTGGCAATTTCTTTGA
- the LOC101212058 gene encoding probable uridine nucleosidase 2: protein MADSPKKIIIDTDPGIDDAMAIFLALQSPELEVLGLTTIFGNVYTTLSTKNALHLLEIAGRTDIPVAEGSHVTITNGTKLRVADFVHGNDGLGNQNFPPPNGKPIDQAAAVFLVEQANLYPGEVTVVALGPLTNIALALQLDSGFAKKIGKIIILGGAFFVNGNVNPAAEANIFGDPEAADMVFISGADVIVVGLNVTHQVVLTEADRDKLARSNGKFAKYLCQIMDIYFSYHKDSYEIKGVYLHDPATLIAAVDPTLFTYTEGVVRVQTTGISRGLTILYNKQKRFGEVSEWCDKPTVKVAITVDAPAVVKLVMDRLIDS from the exons ATGGCCGATTCGCCCAAGAAGATTATCATCGACACCGACCCTGGCATCG ATGATGCTATGGCGATTTTTCTGGCTTTACAATCGCCAGAGTTGGAGGTGCTTGGATTGACGACTATTTTTGGGAACGTCTAtactactctttctacaaaaAATGCGTTGCATCTG TTGGAAATTGCTGGTCGGACTGACATCCCAGTGGCTGAAGGATCGCACGTCACAATAAct AATGGTACAAAGCTACGTGTTGCTGATTTTGTTCATGGGAACGATGGACTtggaaaccaaaattttccaCCTCCAAATGGGAAGCCAATTGACCAGGCAGCAGCTGTTTTTCTTGTTGAGCAGGCAAATCTTTACCCAGGAGAAGTAACAGTTGTGGCACTTGGACCACTTACAAACATTGCACTG GCCTTGCAATTAGATTCTGGATTTgcaaagaaaattggaaagatTATTATTCTTGGAGGCGCGTTCTTTGTCAATGGAAATGTAAATCCTGCTGCAGAAGCCAAT ATATTTGGGGATCCAGAAGCTGCAGATATGGTATTCATAAGTGGAGCTGACGTGATAGTCGTGGGGTTAAATGTTACACATCAAGTTGTCTTGACag AGGCTGATCGTGACAAATTGGCACGTTCAAACGGGAAATTTGCCAAGTATCTCTGCCAAATTATGGACATTTATTTCTCTTATCACAAGGATTCGTACGAGATAAAAG GAGTTTACCTCCATGATCCAGCAACTTTGATTGCGGCTGTCGATCCCACACTTTTCACATACACCGAAGGAGTAGTTCGAGTCCAAACGACGGGCATCTCAAGGGGACTCACTATTTTGTACAACAAGCAAAAAAG GTTTGGTGAAGTGAGTGAATGGTGTGATAAACCAACTGTGAAGGTGGCAATCACAGTTGATGCTCCGGCTGTTGTTAAACTGGTAATGGACCGATTGATCGACTCGTAG